The following are encoded in a window of Geobacter metallireducens GS-15 genomic DNA:
- a CDS encoding GIY-YIG nuclease family protein: protein MSWQVYIILCSDNSLYTGITTDLDRRFRQHAGGTGAKYFRGRRPLRVVYLENDHSRSSAASREAKIKAMGRTEKMNLITTTSLRAR from the coding sequence GTGAGCTGGCAGGTTTACATAATCCTTTGCTCCGACAATTCGTTGTATACCGGGATTACTACGGATCTTGACCGGAGGTTCCGCCAGCATGCAGGTGGGACTGGCGCAAAGTATTTCCGGGGACGGCGACCGCTGCGGGTAGTCTATCTTGAAAACGACCACAGCCGCTCGTCAGCCGCCAGCAGGGAAGCGAAGATCAAGGCCATGGGCCGTACCGAGAAAATGAATCTGATCACCACAACGTCTTTGCGGGCAAGGTAA
- the lexA gene encoding transcriptional repressor LexA, with protein sequence MEELTPRQNEVLRFLEGYLTQYGYPPTMRDIAAHLRISGTLGVSKHLTALERKGYIRRDPGNSRGISLVGHGSKSASLPIAGVVRAGMLQPAIEDIEGYLAIDQAQLKGGKFFLRVKGDSMVNAAILDGDLALIRPQPTAENNDIVVAMVDGEATLKAFYRERGQIRLQPRNPNMEPIIIREGEGEVAIVGKVVGIFRTLE encoded by the coding sequence ATGGAAGAACTCACCCCTCGCCAGAACGAAGTCCTCCGATTTCTCGAAGGCTACCTCACCCAATACGGCTATCCCCCAACCATGAGGGACATTGCCGCCCATCTGCGGATAAGTGGCACCCTTGGGGTATCGAAACACCTCACCGCCTTGGAACGCAAAGGGTACATCCGCAGGGACCCTGGCAACTCCCGCGGCATTTCCCTCGTGGGCCACGGATCAAAATCGGCATCGCTCCCGATCGCTGGCGTGGTGCGGGCCGGCATGCTCCAGCCGGCCATCGAGGATATCGAGGGGTATCTGGCCATCGACCAGGCCCAGCTCAAGGGGGGAAAGTTCTTCCTGCGGGTGAAAGGGGACTCCATGGTGAACGCCGCCATCCTCGACGGCGACCTGGCCCTCATCCGTCCGCAGCCCACTGCGGAGAATAACGACATCGTCGTCGCCATGGTCGACGGCGAGGCGACCCTCAAGGCCTTTTACCGGGAGCGGGGACAGATTCGCCTCCAGCCCCGCAACCCGAACATGGAGCCGATCATCATCCGGGAAGGGGAGGGTGAGGTCGCGATCGTCGGCAAGGTGGTCGGGATCTTCCGGACCCTGGAATAA